In a genomic window of Polyangiaceae bacterium:
- a CDS encoding VCBS repeat-containing protein, with the protein MLLPNGSACSAGAECVSGQCIDGFCCDSACTGTCEACSAAKKGSGDNGVCGLIASSTDPDNECAAGVCNGTGGCIKYNGAACTESAECISSYCVDGFCCGNACTGTCFACSAAKRGGGFNGQCGPIAANTDPDDECAASECNGSGTCSTPALLPNGSACSAGAECASGHCADGFCCDLACTGTCLACSAAKKGSGADGVCGFIAAGTNPDGECVSGTCDGGGSCSSSGPCTGTISLSGPPLIPTGGSVAAADLNGDGIIDFAVAKAANSVSVLLGNGNGTYGAAVDYPVAPAPKSVITADMNGDGKLDLVVMDASGSSNGVSVVLNNGDGTFGLELDHSFGSIAPQAVTAADMNGDGKVDLALPMANNTVSILLNTGAGTFYAHLSYATGTSPKAIAAADLNADGHMDLVVPNSGTNTVSVFINNGNGTVAPKVDYIGGSNRRSVVMADMNGDGKPDIVIGGGVLFNNGDGTFAAYLSTPTLSLTDWVVAGDMNGDGKTDFAVIQPSYTSVWVYLNNGNGTAFSRTTYTTPTSPGSIAMADLNGNGALDLAVSTGGGMSMLFNNGNGAFAENLDYATGAVPYSVATADFNGDGTQDLAVANGSGASVSVLFNNGNDTFAPKVDYSAGSAPRSIVSADVNGDGHSDLAVANYTSNDVTVHINNGDGTFAPKVAYRTGPYPNPLGTNSVAAADFNGDGAIDLAAANNQGFPVGTVAVLLNNGDGTFATAVTYGAGINPASVAAADFNGDGKPDLAVTNEGSHTISVFINNGNGTFATKVDYATDGYNRFPISIVAANVDGNNKPDLVVAHRDGGVVVFLNNGNGTFAPKVAYENGTAYYSVALADMDGDGNRDIVATNRDRNTLSVLRNINGNGTFAPRVDYATGGQPRSVAAADLNGDGKPDLAVVNEKDNTVRVMLNACIP; encoded by the coding sequence ATGCTACTACCCAACGGGAGCGCATGCAGCGCAGGGGCAGAATGCGTGTCGGGCCAATGCATCGACGGATTCTGTTGCGACAGCGCCTGCACGGGCACGTGTGAAGCGTGTTCAGCGGCGAAAAAGGGCAGCGGCGACAATGGCGTATGCGGGCTGATTGCGAGCAGCACGGACCCGGACAATGAATGCGCGGCTGGCGTGTGTAATGGTACGGGCGGGTGCATCAAGTACAATGGCGCGGCGTGCACGGAGTCAGCCGAATGCATATCGAGCTATTGCGTGGATGGGTTCTGCTGTGGCAATGCGTGCACGGGGACCTGCTTTGCGTGCTCGGCGGCCAAGCGGGGCGGCGGGTTCAATGGACAATGCGGGCCGATTGCTGCGAACACCGATCCGGACGACGAATGCGCGGCGAGTGAATGCAATGGGTCCGGCACGTGCTCGACGCCGGCGCTGCTGCCGAACGGGAGCGCGTGCAGCGCGGGTGCAGAATGCGCGTCGGGCCATTGCGCGGATGGGTTCTGCTGCGATTTGGCATGCACCGGGACGTGCCTGGCGTGTTCGGCGGCCAAGAAAGGCAGCGGGGCGGATGGAGTTTGCGGCTTCATTGCGGCAGGAACCAATCCGGATGGCGAATGCGTGAGCGGCACATGCGACGGAGGCGGCAGTTGTAGCAGCAGTGGGCCGTGCACCGGGACGATTTCGCTATCCGGACCGCCCTTGATTCCCACGGGCGGCTCCGTCGCGGCGGCCGATCTGAACGGCGATGGAATCATTGATTTTGCCGTCGCGAAGGCGGCGAATAGCGTGAGCGTGCTGCTGGGCAATGGCAACGGTACCTATGGCGCCGCGGTCGATTATCCTGTGGCTCCCGCCCCCAAATCGGTCATTACAGCAGACATGAATGGCGACGGAAAACTCGACCTCGTCGTCATGGATGCAAGCGGTAGCAGCAATGGCGTGAGCGTGGTGCTCAACAACGGCGACGGTACGTTTGGCCTCGAGCTTGATCACTCCTTTGGCTCCATAGCTCCTCAGGCGGTCACTGCGGCCGACATGAATGGCGACGGCAAGGTCGATCTTGCGCTCCCCATGGCAAACAACACCGTGAGCATCCTGCTCAATACGGGCGCTGGCACCTTCTATGCCCATCTCTCGTATGCTACGGGCACGAGTCCCAAGGCAATTGCGGCGGCGGATTTGAACGCCGATGGCCATATGGACCTCGTCGTTCCGAACTCCGGCACCAACACCGTGAGCGTGTTCATCAACAACGGCAATGGCACTGTCGCCCCCAAAGTCGATTACATCGGGGGGAGTAACCGCAGATCGGTCGTGATGGCGGATATGAATGGCGACGGCAAGCCCGACATCGTCATCGGAGGTGGCGTATTGTTCAACAATGGCGACGGCACCTTTGCCGCATACCTGTCGACCCCTACGCTTTCGCTCACGGATTGGGTCGTAGCGGGTGATATGAACGGCGATGGCAAAACCGATTTCGCCGTCATACAACCCAGCTACACCAGCGTGTGGGTATATCTCAACAACGGCAATGGGACTGCCTTCAGCAGAACCACGTACACCACACCGACGAGTCCAGGTTCGATCGCAATGGCGGATCTGAACGGCAATGGTGCGCTCGACCTCGCCGTCTCCACGGGTGGAGGCATGAGCATGCTCTTCAACAACGGCAATGGTGCATTCGCGGAGAATCTCGATTACGCCACGGGCGCTGTTCCCTATTCGGTGGCTACGGCGGACTTCAACGGCGATGGCACGCAAGACCTCGCGGTCGCGAATGGAAGCGGCGCCAGCGTGAGCGTACTCTTCAACAATGGCAACGACACGTTCGCCCCCAAGGTGGATTATTCCGCAGGCTCGGCCCCTCGTTCAATCGTTTCAGCGGACGTGAATGGCGATGGTCACAGCGACCTTGCCGTTGCGAACTACACCAGCAACGACGTGACCGTGCACATCAACAATGGCGACGGCACGTTTGCGCCGAAGGTTGCTTATCGCACGGGTCCTTACCCCAATCCATTGGGCACCAATTCGGTGGCGGCCGCGGATTTCAATGGCGACGGCGCCATTGATCTCGCCGCTGCCAACAACCAAGGCTTCCCAGTGGGTACGGTGGCTGTCTTGCTCAACAACGGCGATGGGACCTTTGCAACAGCGGTCACTTATGGCGCCGGGATCAATCCCGCATCGGTTGCGGCGGCAGACTTCAATGGTGACGGCAAACCGGATCTCGCCGTGACGAACGAGGGCAGCCACACGATAAGCGTCTTCATCAACAACGGCAATGGCACCTTCGCCACGAAAGTCGATTATGCCACGGATGGTTATAATCGTTTTCCCATATCGATCGTGGCGGCCAATGTGGACGGCAACAACAAGCCAGACCTTGTCGTAGCGCACCGAGATGGCGGCGTGGTCGTGTTCCTCAACAATGGCAATGGGACATTCGCCCCCAAGGTCGCTTATGAAAACGGGACTGCGTACTACTCAGTCGCATTGGCGGATATGGACGGCGATGGCAATCGTGACATCGTGGCGACGAATCGGGACCGCAACACGTTGAGCGTGCTGCGCAACATCAACGGCAATGGGACATTTGCGCCGAGGGTCGACTATGCCACGGGCGGGCAGCCGAGGTCGGTCGCTGCGGCGGACTTGAATGGCGATGGCAAGCCGGACCTTGCCGTCGTGAACGAGAAAGACAACACCGTGCGGGTGATGCTGAACGCCTGCATTCCCTGA
- a CDS encoding AIPR family protein: protein MNINVSIIDQHVRGLVQRLQPRIEEVLESNLDETKARSVAFVVLCVKTLLELNDDEALECLMEGGNDFGIDAMDLSDIVEGEFTVTLFQGKYKHQNLEGNSHFEETGIIKAVQAVRYLFDPSADLHVNPRLKARIEEIRSLIVDGLIPRVRFILCNNGLSWKRPEAQAIIDRENFPPERVQFEHANHDTLVRILQATQPVKDTIQFAGRSVVEDFNFSRVFLGKVAVTEIYRLMESHGDRLLERNIRRYLGLMGNRVNIGIHQTLINPQERPNFFFYNNGITLICQKFDYNALQKENYNVRVEGLQIINGGQTCKTIHAALSNSMDQTNLDSAFVLVRLYQVGGEDATNLVRTITYATNSQNPVDLRDLRSNDPIQKNLELAIQQLGYDYRRQRGDAAPRPTEITSGSAAEAVLSVWRKRPQQAKYSSSEHFGKLYDEIFSKDLNGAQTVIAVLLFRIAENRRKRPVQGAPELVRYASCFAAMLMGQALLADLGITLDKLDHRVFDKARSLVEKKGEEYYVKAIQQLEDAIKQLYGNQPVSLQRLAATFRRGDLMQYLPKGN from the coding sequence ATGAACATCAACGTAAGCATCATCGATCAGCACGTTCGCGGGCTCGTACAGCGCTTGCAGCCTCGTATTGAGGAAGTGCTCGAGTCCAACCTGGACGAGACAAAGGCTCGGTCTGTCGCATTCGTCGTCTTGTGCGTCAAGACGCTGCTCGAGCTGAACGATGATGAGGCGCTCGAGTGTTTGATGGAGGGGGGCAATGATTTCGGGATAGATGCCATGGATCTATCCGATATTGTTGAAGGCGAATTTACAGTCACCTTATTTCAAGGCAAATACAAGCATCAGAACCTCGAGGGCAATTCCCATTTCGAGGAGACTGGCATCATCAAGGCAGTGCAAGCTGTTCGCTATTTGTTCGATCCCAGCGCTGATCTACATGTAAATCCCAGGCTGAAGGCTCGGATCGAGGAGATCCGCTCGCTGATCGTCGATGGGCTGATTCCGCGCGTGCGCTTCATTCTGTGCAACAACGGGCTGTCTTGGAAGCGGCCCGAAGCACAAGCAATCATCGACAGGGAGAACTTTCCACCGGAGCGGGTTCAATTCGAGCATGCGAATCACGACACACTCGTCCGAATACTTCAAGCGACACAACCGGTCAAAGATACGATTCAGTTTGCGGGTCGGTCCGTCGTGGAGGACTTCAACTTCAGCCGCGTATTTCTCGGCAAGGTAGCCGTAACTGAAATCTATCGCCTCATGGAATCTCATGGCGATCGACTTCTAGAGCGTAATATTCGGCGATATTTGGGACTCATGGGGAACCGTGTGAACATCGGTATCCACCAAACGTTGATCAATCCACAGGAGCGCCCGAATTTTTTCTTTTACAACAATGGCATCACGCTCATTTGCCAGAAGTTCGATTACAATGCCTTGCAGAAGGAAAATTATAACGTTCGCGTCGAAGGCCTACAGATCATCAATGGCGGTCAAACATGTAAAACGATCCACGCCGCGCTGAGCAACTCAATGGACCAGACGAATTTGGACTCCGCATTCGTGCTCGTGCGACTGTACCAGGTGGGCGGGGAAGACGCCACGAACCTCGTCCGCACGATTACCTATGCTACGAATAGCCAAAACCCTGTTGATCTGCGTGATCTACGTTCAAATGATCCCATTCAGAAAAACCTCGAGCTGGCCATTCAGCAGTTGGGTTATGATTACCGTCGACAGCGTGGCGACGCAGCTCCTCGGCCCACGGAAATTACGAGCGGAAGCGCCGCAGAGGCTGTGCTTTCGGTTTGGCGAAAACGTCCGCAGCAAGCCAAGTATTCGTCGAGCGAACACTTCGGCAAGCTTTATGATGAAATCTTCAGCAAAGACTTGAATGGGGCGCAGACGGTCATCGCGGTGCTACTGTTCCGCATCGCGGAGAACCGGCGCAAACGTCCGGTGCAAGGGGCGCCGGAGCTCGTTCGATATGCCTCCTGCTTCGCAGCAATGCTCATGGGGCAAGCGTTGCTAGCAGATCTGGGCATCACGCTGGACAAGCTCGATCACCGGGTCTTCGACAAAGCAAGGTCGCTTGTGGAGAAGAAGGGGGAAGAGTATTATGTCAAAGCCATTCAACAGCTCGAAGATGCCATCAAACAGCTCTACGGTAACCAACCCGTAAGCCTGCAACGGCTAGCAGCAACCTTCCGCCGCGGCGATCTCATGCAATACCTTCCCAAAGGCAATTGA
- a CDS encoding radical SAM protein, with product MTSRAGTTDTSLLLAAGCNLACPVCDCRAKVPAPAAIQRELHRGGGVLELRGEAASHVALAETVRTARDAGWHHVLVRTNGVGFSSAARAEQLRATGIDGVVFFLASERAAVHDAIARVRGAHAAALAGLRNLAGAGLDIRFELPVLDPSLQNLAAMIQLLHGIVPAARRARLYAPDAMRSVDGRVPRELAPPRWDVVRRALLEAIRVARERQIDITLTERDGIPLCAVASVGDDGSVTVPERLFADRGGRPMPRRSTSSLAPICSSCAAERVCPGTTSLVLSTHGSQGLSPLSRAPMSPRRDRWDEQRKNAAKSAFFVVLRPTVHCNQDCWFCSANETSHNVEDNPGRMMRRIARLARTGVEQISFSGGEPTLSRHLVDYVSVAKRMGVNAIELVTNAVLLDKREKVDALVSAGLTNVFVSLHGHEESLARLETRKMGDHARTVAALRHFVRHDHLRIDVNHVVSGHNFRHLVRFVEWLHGEFGTKIGISFAYVTPQYKALERLGDLVPRYRDVMPYLKRAIARASELGIEVVVGSRQGVPPCQLEEFMYWSDVLVSLSGALTEDAPQKQKGPVCAECRFDLVCTGVWKPYAALHGTGELRAVPGDKITPERAFADARIARFRPGTDRIDELRFSDGRVPRSNEIALPALPPARVQLPVVTAPSEAPPLRVALVGTGPRALAFVSTLRRLEGFVLAAVVSPHAPDKDLPEIPADVARARTLDEVLSRGAVDAVIVACGTRHHAEIARSAMEKGLPCLVEKPLALSIAEAESLGTQANGLITVAQQLRAAGGVEELLSLLGERTGADKPVEVEVFHRATPHSPASLHAWSRTAFYELFIHLGDLARVIAGEPLVIRRASARGGGRPERVTVRARGAGSMAPSVSIELLLTEPSDALEVRIRLADGRVLSWVRGAGVDAVEVADAGGKRTRTPPRGGDLERLLRAFGKTIREGAAPVASAADGVSAMRFAADAVTALEASGAPFERSAEPKRVASVLLRERIG from the coding sequence ATGACCTCTCGCGCCGGCACGACCGATACGAGTCTGCTCCTCGCCGCCGGCTGCAACCTCGCGTGCCCCGTCTGCGATTGCCGCGCAAAAGTCCCCGCGCCGGCTGCCATTCAGCGCGAGCTTCATCGCGGCGGCGGCGTGCTCGAACTGCGCGGGGAAGCCGCCTCGCACGTAGCACTCGCCGAAACCGTACGCACCGCGCGCGACGCCGGTTGGCATCACGTGCTCGTCCGGACAAACGGCGTCGGTTTTTCCTCCGCAGCTCGGGCCGAACAGCTTCGAGCCACCGGCATCGATGGCGTCGTCTTCTTCCTCGCGAGCGAACGCGCAGCCGTGCACGACGCGATCGCGCGCGTTCGAGGCGCCCACGCAGCAGCACTCGCGGGCCTGCGTAACCTCGCAGGGGCCGGCCTGGACATTCGTTTCGAGCTGCCCGTGCTCGACCCTTCGCTGCAAAACCTCGCGGCGATGATCCAGCTTCTGCACGGCATCGTCCCTGCGGCGCGTCGAGCGCGTCTTTATGCGCCGGATGCGATGCGATCCGTGGATGGGCGCGTTCCGCGCGAGCTTGCGCCGCCGCGCTGGGATGTCGTGCGCAGAGCGCTGCTCGAAGCGATTCGCGTTGCCCGTGAACGGCAAATCGACATTACGTTGACCGAACGCGACGGCATCCCGCTCTGCGCCGTCGCGTCCGTGGGCGACGACGGATCCGTCACCGTTCCTGAGCGACTCTTCGCCGACCGCGGAGGCCGCCCCATGCCCCGCCGATCGACATCGTCGCTCGCGCCCATCTGCTCCTCGTGCGCCGCGGAACGCGTTTGTCCTGGCACGACGAGCCTCGTTCTGTCCACGCACGGCAGCCAAGGTTTGTCCCCGCTTTCTCGCGCGCCGATGTCGCCGCGTCGCGACCGTTGGGACGAGCAGCGCAAAAATGCCGCGAAATCGGCTTTTTTCGTCGTGCTGCGACCGACCGTGCACTGCAACCAGGATTGTTGGTTCTGCAGCGCCAACGAGACTTCGCACAACGTCGAAGACAACCCCGGTCGTATGATGCGCCGCATCGCGCGGCTCGCTCGTACGGGCGTCGAACAGATCTCGTTCAGCGGCGGCGAACCCACGCTTTCCCGGCACCTCGTCGATTACGTCTCCGTCGCCAAACGCATGGGCGTGAACGCGATCGAGCTCGTTACGAACGCTGTTTTGCTCGACAAACGCGAGAAGGTCGATGCGCTCGTTTCAGCGGGTCTCACGAACGTGTTCGTGTCGCTTCATGGCCACGAGGAATCGCTTGCGCGGCTCGAAACGCGAAAGATGGGCGATCACGCGCGCACCGTCGCGGCCTTGCGGCACTTCGTTCGTCACGATCACCTGCGCATCGACGTGAACCATGTCGTTTCCGGGCACAATTTTCGGCACCTCGTGCGCTTCGTCGAATGGCTGCACGGCGAGTTCGGTACGAAGATCGGCATTTCGTTTGCGTACGTAACACCTCAGTACAAGGCCCTCGAACGCCTGGGAGACCTCGTCCCGCGTTATCGCGACGTGATGCCGTACCTGAAGCGCGCGATCGCCCGTGCAAGCGAGCTCGGCATCGAAGTCGTCGTTGGATCGCGGCAAGGCGTTCCGCCCTGTCAGCTCGAGGAATTCATGTACTGGAGCGACGTGCTCGTGTCGCTCAGCGGAGCGCTCACCGAAGACGCTCCGCAAAAGCAAAAAGGCCCGGTGTGCGCGGAATGTCGCTTTGATCTCGTGTGCACCGGCGTGTGGAAGCCGTACGCAGCGCTTCATGGAACGGGCGAGCTACGTGCGGTGCCGGGCGACAAGATCACGCCCGAGCGAGCTTTCGCCGATGCACGGATCGCGCGCTTTCGCCCCGGAACCGATCGCATCGACGAGCTTCGTTTCAGCGACGGCCGAGTGCCTCGAAGTAACGAAATCGCGCTTCCCGCTTTGCCTCCCGCGCGCGTGCAATTGCCCGTCGTGACGGCACCATCCGAAGCTCCTCCCTTGCGCGTGGCGCTCGTGGGTACGGGTCCGCGCGCGCTCGCGTTTGTCTCGACCCTACGGCGTTTGGAAGGGTTTGTCCTGGCAGCGGTCGTGTCGCCTCACGCACCGGACAAGGACTTGCCCGAGATCCCGGCTGATGTCGCGCGCGCTCGAACGCTCGACGAGGTCCTTTCACGAGGCGCCGTCGACGCGGTGATCGTCGCGTGTGGTACGCGGCATCATGCGGAGATCGCGCGTAGCGCAATGGAAAAGGGATTGCCCTGCCTCGTGGAAAAACCGCTGGCGTTGTCGATTGCCGAAGCAGAATCGCTTGGTACACAAGCGAACGGCTTGATCACCGTTGCGCAGCAGCTTCGCGCGGCGGGCGGTGTAGAGGAGCTGCTTTCGCTTCTGGGCGAACGCACGGGAGCGGACAAGCCGGTCGAGGTCGAGGTTTTTCATCGAGCGACGCCGCATTCGCCCGCGAGCCTTCACGCGTGGTCGCGCACGGCATTTTACGAGCTTTTCATTCATCTTGGGGATCTTGCGCGCGTGATTGCAGGCGAGCCGCTCGTCATTCGTCGAGCGTCGGCGCGAGGTGGAGGGCGACCGGAGCGCGTCACCGTGCGAGCGCGCGGAGCGGGATCGATGGCGCCGAGCGTGTCGATCGAGCTGTTGCTTACCGAGCCTTCGGATGCGCTCGAAGTGCGTATACGTCTCGCAGACGGTCGCGTACTCTCGTGGGTGCGAGGCGCAGGCGTGGACGCGGTGGAAGTTGCGGACGCAGGCGGCAAGCGAACGCGTACGCCGCCGCGAGGTGGGGATTTGGAGCGGCTCTTGCGGGCGTTTGGAAAGACAATCCGCGAAGGAGCGGCGCCCGTTGCATCGGCGGCCGATGGCGTTTCTGCGATGCGTTTTGCGGCAGATGCGGTGACGGCGCTCGAGGCTTCGGGGGCGCCATTCGAGCGATCCGCCGAACCCAAGCGCGTGGCATCCGTGCTACTCCGCGAGCGGATTGGGTGA
- a CDS encoding class I SAM-dependent methyltransferase translates to MIIPDCSPSPAAVAFHYDELDIAYRRIWGEHVHHGYWETGRESPSEATDALVHLVAERLSPKPGQNLCDIGCGYGATAAHFVKHHGVQVTGFTLSSAQAKLAQARGLADFTCLERDFFDNGMADASFDHAYAIESSEHMADKGGFFAEVSRVLRPGGRLVVCAWLEGENLRQWQVQHLLEKICSEGQLPSMGSRADYEALAAAAGLEACSYLDISSKVRRTWSICMYRFAGKLLTDKAIRRLASSSATRNRSFIYSLPRLIVALRTGAMRYGVFVWEKPSD, encoded by the coding sequence ATGATCATTCCCGACTGTTCACCGTCTCCAGCGGCCGTGGCATTCCATTATGATGAGCTCGACATCGCGTATCGGCGCATTTGGGGAGAGCATGTCCACCATGGCTATTGGGAAACTGGCCGCGAAAGTCCGTCCGAAGCGACGGACGCGCTCGTGCACCTGGTCGCCGAGCGACTGAGCCCCAAACCTGGACAAAATCTCTGCGATATTGGTTGTGGCTATGGAGCGACCGCCGCTCATTTCGTAAAGCATCACGGCGTGCAGGTCACCGGATTTACCCTTTCATCGGCACAAGCGAAGCTTGCTCAGGCTCGGGGCTTGGCCGATTTCACGTGTCTCGAGCGCGATTTTTTCGACAATGGCATGGCCGATGCCAGCTTCGACCATGCCTATGCAATCGAGAGCTCCGAGCACATGGCCGACAAGGGGGGCTTTTTTGCCGAGGTATCGCGGGTGCTGCGGCCTGGAGGACGTCTCGTCGTCTGCGCGTGGTTGGAAGGCGAAAATCTTCGCCAATGGCAAGTGCAGCACCTACTCGAAAAAATCTGCAGCGAAGGGCAACTGCCCAGCATGGGGAGCCGGGCCGATTACGAAGCGCTCGCTGCCGCGGCTGGACTCGAGGCTTGCAGCTATTTGGATATCAGCAGCAAAGTTCGCCGAACCTGGTCCATTTGCATGTATCGGTTCGCGGGAAAGCTTCTGACGGACAAGGCGATCCGCAGGTTGGCCTCGAGCTCTGCCACCCGCAATCGCAGCTTCATCTACAGCCTGCCGCGTTTGATCGTTGCGCTACGAACAGGCGCGATGCGTTACGGCGTTTTCGTTTGGGAGAAGCCCTCCGATTGA